A region from the Flavobacteriales bacterium genome encodes:
- a CDS encoding peptidylprolyl isomerase — protein sequence MAVIGSIRKRGGLLIIIVGGALVLFILSALLENNTGFSGRAEEVAGEVAGAPISVRELSVRAENEANTLRNSFGQTMDGPQMEQLRTRIWNEIVKERIMLPQVEKAGFGTTLVKNEYDDIRFGDNILPDFKNQPNFQNPDGSVNTEALKSYFKNVYEQAPEYHEIQKQRIIQERLYSKYNTLVKKSVFVNSAQARDENQTNNRKATFNFVAKRYDSEADSLYTPSEEEIKRYYNEHKNERKYKQQASRSFEFVAMEVRPSDEDIAALAKDMEALRSAFGTSTNDSAFVMANADSKNPTPVAYTAGSADMVNDSLILKADTGAVIGPYREGEVWKLVKVAELAKVEEARVRHILLSTQGKSEEESEKIKQRADSILAVVKKNKGKFEEMVTKYTEDPGSKSTGGVYEWFDRKQMVPEFTKASFDEPVGATTICKTSYGYHIVEVLGQRDRDERRILTVDRASKPSGATFNKRYKEANAFRGLVKDTATFRSVAKEQGIEVRPANDLRADQRYVPGLQNPAQLITWANNAEVGDISPVTTIDNNQVVAILTAIKEEGAPSLESVRDRFKTELVKEKKAAAWMAKMEGKTDLSALGTEVGVSVSTATEMLYNAYSIPGGYNEGELIGTIFSLKDGNVSKPLKGDMGVYTVQMTTNTPAPEATELSAERQAIKQRTEGRIETTMYNAMKEAAGVKDERNKFF from the coding sequence ATGGCAGTCATCGGTAGCATTCGCAAGCGCGGCGGTCTTCTCATCATCATCGTGGGCGGCGCGCTGGTCCTCTTCATACTCAGTGCCCTGCTGGAGAACAACACAGGCTTCAGCGGTCGCGCCGAAGAGGTGGCGGGCGAAGTGGCCGGTGCCCCTATCAGCGTCCGCGAACTGAGCGTGCGCGCCGAGAACGAGGCCAACACCCTGCGCAACTCCTTCGGGCAGACGATGGACGGCCCGCAGATGGAGCAACTGCGCACCCGGATCTGGAACGAGATCGTGAAGGAACGCATCATGCTGCCGCAAGTTGAAAAGGCCGGCTTCGGCACCACGCTCGTGAAGAACGAGTACGACGACATCCGCTTCGGCGACAACATCCTGCCGGACTTCAAGAACCAGCCGAACTTCCAGAACCCCGATGGCAGCGTGAACACCGAGGCCTTGAAGAGCTACTTCAAGAACGTGTACGAGCAGGCGCCGGAATACCACGAGATCCAGAAGCAGCGCATCATCCAGGAGCGCCTCTACAGCAAGTACAACACGCTGGTGAAAAAGAGCGTGTTCGTGAACAGCGCACAGGCCCGCGACGAGAACCAGACCAACAACCGCAAGGCCACATTCAACTTCGTGGCCAAGCGTTACGACAGCGAAGCGGACAGCCTCTATACGCCCAGCGAGGAGGAGATCAAACGGTACTACAACGAGCACAAGAACGAGCGCAAGTACAAGCAGCAGGCTTCACGCAGCTTCGAGTTCGTGGCCATGGAAGTGCGGCCGAGCGACGAGGACATCGCGGCCTTGGCCAAGGACATGGAGGCCCTCCGTTCCGCTTTCGGGACCAGCACCAACGACAGTGCTTTCGTGATGGCCAACGCCGACAGCAAGAACCCAACGCCCGTGGCGTACACGGCTGGTAGCGCCGACATGGTGAACGACAGCCTGATCCTGAAGGCCGACACCGGTGCCGTGATCGGGCCCTACCGCGAAGGCGAAGTATGGAAACTGGTGAAGGTGGCCGAACTGGCCAAAGTGGAGGAAGCCCGTGTGCGCCACATCCTGCTCAGCACTCAAGGCAAGAGCGAAGAAGAGTCGGAGAAGATCAAGCAACGCGCCGATAGCATTCTGGCGGTGGTGAAAAAGAACAAGGGCAAGTTCGAGGAGATGGTGACGAAGTACACCGAGGATCCCGGAAGCAAGAGCACGGGCGGTGTCTACGAGTGGTTCGACCGCAAGCAGATGGTGCCCGAGTTCACCAAGGCCAGCTTCGACGAGCCTGTGGGCGCCACCACGATCTGCAAGACCAGTTACGGCTACCACATCGTGGAGGTGTTGGGCCAGCGCGATCGCGACGAGCGCCGCATCCTTACCGTGGACCGTGCCTCGAAGCCCAGCGGCGCCACCTTCAACAAGCGCTACAAAGAGGCCAACGCCTTCCGTGGACTGGTCAAGGACACGGCCACCTTCCGCAGCGTGGCCAAGGAGCAGGGCATCGAAGTGCGCCCCGCGAACGACCTGCGCGCCGACCAGCGTTACGTGCCCGGCCTGCAGAACCCCGCACAACTGATCACGTGGGCGAACAACGCCGAGGTGGGCGACATCAGCCCGGTGACCACCATCGACAACAACCAAGTGGTGGCCATCCTCACGGCCATCAAGGAAGAAGGTGCACCCTCATTGGAAAGCGTACGTGACCGTTTCAAGACCGAATTGGTGAAGGAGAAGAAAGCCGCGGCTTGGATGGCCAAGATGGAAGGCAAGACCGACCTGAGCGCTCTGGGCACCGAAGTTGGCGTAAGCGTGAGCACGGCTACAGAGATGCTTTACAATGCCTATTCGATCCCCGGTGGCTACAACGAAGGCGAACTGATCGGCACCATCTTCAGCCTGAAGGACGGCAACGTGAGCAAGCCGCTCAAGGGCGATATGGGCGTTTACACCGTGCAGATGACCACCAACACACCTGCACCCGAGGCCACCGAACTGAGCGCCGAACGCCAGGCCATCAAGCAACGCACTGAAGGCCGCATTGAAACCACGATGTACAACGCGATGAAGGAGGCTGCCGGCGTGAAGGACGAGCGCAACAAGTTCTTCTGA
- a CDS encoding T9SS type A sorting domain-containing protein, with protein MKKIYAMAGIVLGLAQSTWAQGWITITDEYGTDVTNGSTSLWMWTGSTMEIDLNTVIGGIGSRQVNVKRYELSVQPGSQNYFCWNLCYLPQEAGTLPLWVAADEQLLYANQPFSGFHAYHVPDNTEGLSTYRYVWYDANFVSDSAFVDITFGNSLGVSDVVAAPALTMQPNPADQNVFLSLGASSGINDRAVVFDALGAQVLDRSFVAGQRNAVLSTAALRSGVYFVSFVRSGTVVSTQRLVVAH; from the coding sequence ATGAAGAAAATCTACGCCATGGCCGGCATTGTGCTTGGTTTGGCACAAAGTACATGGGCCCAAGGTTGGATCACCATTACGGACGAGTACGGGACCGACGTGACCAATGGAAGTACCAGTCTATGGATGTGGACGGGTTCCACCATGGAGATCGACCTGAACACTGTCATCGGTGGTATTGGCAGTCGACAAGTGAACGTGAAACGCTATGAGCTTTCCGTGCAACCGGGCTCCCAGAACTATTTCTGCTGGAATCTTTGTTACCTGCCACAAGAGGCGGGGACCTTGCCGCTCTGGGTGGCCGCGGATGAGCAGCTCCTGTATGCCAACCAGCCGTTCAGCGGTTTCCATGCTTACCACGTGCCCGACAACACGGAGGGCCTGAGCACGTATCGCTATGTATGGTATGATGCCAATTTCGTGTCCGATTCAGCTTTCGTGGATATCACTTTCGGCAACTCCTTGGGGGTTAGCGATGTTGTGGCAGCGCCAGCCCTGACCATGCAGCCCAATCCGGCCGACCAAAACGTGTTCCTCAGCTTGGGCGCTTCCAGTGGTATCAATGACCGCGCGGTGGTGTTCGATGCGTTGGGCGCACAAGTGCTCGACCGATCGTTCGTTGCTGGTCAGCGGAACGCGGTTCTCAGCACGGCAGCGTTGCGCAGCGGGGTTTATTTCGTGAGCTTCGTTCGGTCCGGGACCGTGGTTTCAACTCAGCGCTTGGTCGTCGCGCACTAA
- a CDS encoding Omp28-related outer membrane protein, producing the protein MMKQLLLPALLLAGFAGCDVIEEPDNPVPSTNACEGVSNGYGFRRVLLEDLTGFRCPNCPAAADVAKQLDGIYCEDLVVVAVHCTGVFASPTTTPPDPFSTDFRTAAGEAYVSAFSPPGLPNGLVSRRAFDGSQIVGEDNWSSAIADILGEPAQFEVTFQQVNYDTGTETLDLQVKLDVLRDTVGEHNLVVYLLEDGVIEGQEDNRVPGGIVYPYTHNHVLRDNLNGTWGTQVFNGAITTGQSNVLPINDYVLPANVLEPANCHLVAYIYRVDNDEVMQVTERKLVE; encoded by the coding sequence ATGATGAAGCAACTTCTCCTCCCTGCCCTCCTTCTTGCCGGTTTTGCCGGGTGCGACGTGATTGAGGAACCGGACAATCCCGTCCCGAGCACCAACGCATGCGAAGGCGTGAGCAATGGTTACGGCTTCCGTCGCGTGCTGCTGGAGGATCTTACGGGCTTCCGCTGCCCCAACTGCCCGGCCGCAGCCGATGTGGCCAAACAATTGGACGGTATCTATTGCGAAGACCTGGTGGTCGTTGCGGTGCACTGCACCGGGGTCTTCGCAAGCCCGACCACAACGCCGCCCGATCCCTTCAGCACCGATTTCCGTACGGCGGCCGGGGAGGCATACGTGAGCGCCTTCAGCCCCCCAGGACTACCTAACGGCTTGGTAAGCCGACGTGCGTTCGACGGGTCACAGATCGTTGGCGAGGACAATTGGAGCAGCGCCATTGCGGACATTTTAGGCGAGCCCGCACAGTTCGAGGTAACCTTCCAGCAGGTGAACTACGACACTGGTACGGAGACCCTTGACCTGCAGGTGAAATTGGACGTCCTGCGGGACACTGTCGGGGAGCACAACCTGGTGGTATACCTGCTTGAAGACGGCGTGATCGAGGGCCAGGAGGACAACCGCGTGCCCGGTGGCATCGTGTACCCCTATACGCACAACCACGTGCTGCGCGACAACCTGAACGGGACATGGGGTACCCAAGTGTTCAACGGGGCCATCACCACTGGCCAAAGCAATGTGCTCCCCATCAACGACTATGTGCTTCCGGCCAACGTACTTGAACCCGCGAACTGCCATTTGGTGGCGTACATCTACCGTGTGGACAACGACGAGGTGATGCAAGTGACGGAGCGTAAGCTCGTCGAGTAA
- the queG gene encoding tRNA epoxyqueuosine(34) reductase QueG, protein MDPRARAEAIKRKAHELGFLACGIAQAGFLDEEAPRLEQWLRTGQHGAMAYMADHFDLRLDPCKLVPGAKSVISLAYNYYTPPRQKQADAPKLSTYAYGRDYHKVVKQRLKPLMQFIREQFGTVDMRAFVDSAPVMEKAWAQRAGIGWMGKHTNIIRQGAGSFFFLCEIITDLQLAPDAPATDHCGTCRRCIDACPTDAITPYGVDGSKCISYFTIELKDGIPEEMNGRFENWAFGCDVCQQVCPWNRFSTPHTEPQFDPRPEVMSLSKEEWHGMTEVVFERLFEGSAVKRAKYAGLMRNVRFLREE, encoded by the coding sequence ATGGACCCCCGAGCCCGTGCGGAAGCCATCAAGCGCAAAGCGCACGAGCTTGGCTTTTTGGCCTGCGGTATCGCACAAGCGGGCTTTCTTGATGAGGAAGCGCCGCGCTTGGAGCAATGGTTACGGACCGGGCAGCACGGCGCCATGGCCTACATGGCCGACCATTTCGACCTGCGGCTCGATCCGTGCAAGCTGGTGCCGGGAGCGAAGAGCGTTATCAGTCTCGCCTACAACTACTACACACCGCCGCGGCAGAAGCAAGCGGATGCTCCCAAACTGAGCACCTACGCTTACGGCCGGGACTATCACAAGGTGGTGAAGCAGCGGCTGAAGCCGCTGATGCAGTTCATCCGGGAACAGTTCGGCACCGTGGATATGCGGGCCTTCGTGGACAGTGCACCAGTAATGGAGAAGGCTTGGGCACAGCGTGCCGGCATTGGTTGGATGGGCAAGCACACCAACATCATCCGGCAAGGCGCAGGGTCGTTCTTCTTTCTGTGTGAGATCATCACCGATCTGCAACTGGCGCCGGACGCCCCGGCCACTGACCACTGCGGCACATGCAGGCGTTGCATAGATGCCTGTCCCACGGATGCCATAACACCTTATGGGGTTGATGGTAGCAAGTGCATAAGCTACTTCACCATTGAGCTGAAAGATGGGATCCCCGAAGAGATGAATGGCCGCTTCGAGAACTGGGCTTTCGGTTGCGATGTGTGCCAACAGGTTTGCCCGTGGAACCGCTTCAGCACGCCGCACACCGAGCCGCAGTTCGATCCGCGACCGGAAGTGATGTCCTTGTCAAAGGAGGAATGGCACGGGATGACCGAAGTGGTTTTCGAACGCCTCTTTGAGGGAAGCGCCGTGAAGCGCGCCAAGTACGCTGGCCTGATGCGCAACGTGCGGTTCCTGCGGGAGGAATAA
- the ruvB gene encoding Holliday junction branch migration DNA helicase RuvB, translating to MPEAFDLRNEQRSASDKELEQVLRPRRFEEFAGQEAVLDNLKVFTQAARMRGEALDHVLLHGPPGLGKTTLANIIAQEMGVGMRVTSGPVLDKPADLAGLLTNLEPHDLLFIDEIHRLSPIVEEYLYSAMEDYRIDLVIDAGPNARTVQITLNPFTLVGATTRSGLLTAPLRARFGINSRLDYYNATILTGIVKRSSGILNVPIVDDAATEIARRSRGTPRIANALLRRVRDFAQIKGDGTITLSIAQHALKALNVDAHGLDEMDNRILSCIIEKFSGGPVGLNTVATAVGEEAGTIEEVYEPFLIMEGYVMRTPRGRQAMERAYKHLGKVPTARPGGLFE from the coding sequence ATGCCTGAAGCCTTCGACCTTCGAAACGAGCAGCGTAGCGCCAGCGACAAAGAGCTGGAGCAGGTGCTGCGGCCGCGCCGCTTCGAGGAATTCGCAGGGCAGGAGGCCGTGCTGGACAACCTGAAGGTGTTCACCCAAGCTGCCCGCATGCGTGGCGAAGCGCTGGACCATGTACTGCTGCATGGCCCGCCCGGCTTGGGCAAGACCACGTTGGCCAACATCATTGCGCAAGAGATGGGCGTGGGCATGCGCGTCACCAGCGGTCCCGTGCTGGACAAACCCGCCGACCTGGCCGGACTGCTCACCAACCTCGAGCCGCACGATCTGCTCTTCATCGACGAGATCCATCGCTTGAGCCCCATCGTAGAGGAGTACCTCTACAGTGCTATGGAGGACTATCGCATCGACCTGGTGATCGACGCCGGGCCCAACGCGCGCACGGTGCAGATCACGCTGAACCCCTTCACACTGGTGGGCGCCACCACCCGCAGCGGGCTTCTAACCGCACCGCTCCGTGCCCGGTTCGGCATCAACAGCCGCCTCGATTACTACAACGCCACGATCCTCACCGGCATCGTGAAGCGCAGTTCAGGCATCCTCAACGTACCCATCGTCGATGATGCGGCCACCGAGATAGCACGTCGGAGCCGCGGCACACCGCGCATCGCCAATGCGCTTCTGCGCCGTGTGCGCGATTTCGCCCAGATCAAGGGCGATGGCACCATCACCCTTTCCATTGCACAGCACGCGCTGAAGGCCCTCAACGTGGACGCTCACGGCCTCGACGAGATGGACAACCGGATCCTCTCGTGCATCATCGAGAAGTTCTCGGGCGGGCCCGTGGGCCTCAACACCGTGGCCACTGCGGTGGGCGAGGAGGCCGGTACCATCGAAGAGGTGTACGAGCCCTTCCTCATCATGGAAGGCTATGTGATGCGCACGCCGCGCGGTCGCCAGGCCATGGAACGGGCCTACAAGCACTTGGGCAAGGTGCCTACTGCGCGACCTGGCGGTTTGTTCGAATAG
- a CDS encoding T9SS type A sorting domain-containing protein encodes MKKSLLFAAALATTGATAQMTAGSICPDFTGTDLNGNVHNLYDYLDDGYTVVVDVSAAWCGPCWNYHGTGALENLHNQYGPGTAEDKVIVLFIEGEASNSLAQLQGTTTNQNVSGYSQGDWITGTPYPIIDDASIANLLDISYFPTIYTICPNRRIAETSQVSTAQHWSYVQTPCNISGVNAGFLGYNGATSTCGVEDITVNMFNMGQNAVTNATVEVKQGATTLASQNWTGNLNTWQNDEITFPNVTISDAEAVTINIATADAVASDNVLDPNMVDAAPVSWGITIEGKMDQYATEFSWRLLDPSGTEIAQGGNVNYVNENSYCNGTTPNAGAGAYANNATFAEEIELTQMGCYKVEAFDSYGDGLLGSGYFRVRNNSQWIVVDVDYGCSTSNAVVNDAVGVEERVGSNTIQFYPNPTNGSVNLVLGQAASKVNVEVYNLVGERVMSRNFNNSAIETFDMSALNNGMYYFTVNVDGKTTTQKVTLNR; translated from the coding sequence ATGAAGAAGTCCTTACTCTTTGCTGCTGCGCTGGCCACCACCGGCGCCACGGCACAAATGACCGCCGGTTCGATCTGCCCCGACTTCACCGGGACCGACTTGAACGGAAACGTGCACAATCTGTACGACTATTTGGACGACGGGTATACCGTTGTTGTGGACGTGAGCGCCGCTTGGTGCGGTCCGTGCTGGAACTATCACGGAACGGGTGCATTGGAAAACTTGCACAACCAGTATGGTCCGGGCACTGCTGAAGACAAGGTGATCGTGCTGTTCATCGAGGGCGAAGCATCCAACTCGTTGGCACAGCTTCAAGGCACCACCACGAACCAGAACGTTTCCGGTTACAGCCAGGGCGATTGGATCACGGGCACCCCGTACCCCATCATCGACGATGCGAGCATCGCGAACTTGCTCGACATCAGCTACTTCCCAACGATCTACACGATCTGCCCCAACCGCCGGATCGCTGAAACGAGCCAGGTGAGCACTGCCCAGCACTGGAGCTACGTTCAGACGCCCTGCAACATAAGTGGCGTGAATGCAGGTTTCCTCGGGTACAACGGAGCAACCAGCACCTGCGGGGTGGAGGACATCACGGTGAACATGTTCAACATGGGCCAGAACGCCGTTACGAACGCCACTGTTGAGGTGAAACAAGGTGCTACCACCTTGGCCAGTCAGAACTGGACCGGGAACCTGAACACTTGGCAGAACGATGAGATCACTTTCCCGAACGTGACCATCAGCGACGCCGAGGCGGTGACCATCAACATTGCCACAGCCGATGCCGTGGCTTCCGACAACGTCCTCGACCCGAACATGGTTGATGCTGCACCTGTAAGCTGGGGCATCACCATCGAAGGCAAGATGGACCAGTACGCCACGGAATTCTCTTGGCGCTTGCTCGACCCCAGTGGAACGGAGATCGCTCAGGGAGGTAACGTGAACTACGTGAACGAGAACAGTTACTGCAACGGCACCACGCCTAATGCCGGCGCTGGCGCCTATGCGAACAACGCCACGTTCGCGGAGGAGATCGAACTGACCCAGATGGGTTGCTACAAGGTGGAGGCGTTCGACTCATACGGTGATGGCCTCCTGGGCTCGGGCTACTTCCGCGTGCGCAACAACAGCCAGTGGATCGTTGTTGATGTGGACTATGGCTGCAGCACCTCGAATGCCGTGGTCAACGACGCCGTTGGTGTCGAGGAGCGCGTTGGCAGCAACACCATCCAGTTCTACCCGAACCCGACGAACGGCAGCGTGAACCTCGTGCTGGGCCAAGCAGCCAGCAAGGTGAACGTGGAAGTGTACAACCTCGTTGGTGAGCGCGTGATGAGCCGCAACTTCAACAACAGCGCCATCGAAACGTTCGACATGAGCGCCTTGAACAACGGCATGTACTACTTCACCGTGAACGTGGACGGCAAGACCACCACGCAGAAAGTGACGCTCAACCGCTAA
- a CDS encoding NAD-dependent deacylase codes for MRVLVFTGAGISAESGLKTFRATDGLWEEHRVEDVATPEAFRRNPELVLRFYNERRCQVLNAAPNEAHLAIADMEDHHHVDVVTQNIDDLHERAGSTRVLHLHGEINKARSTANERIVLPLNGPSLGLGDLCPLGSQLRPHIVWFGEGVPMMEPALELARKCDVLLVVGTSLNVYPAANLLCFAPQKARIYVIDPGEVPLHRPGVDHRKTKASVGVPQLAFELCGRT; via the coding sequence ATGCGTGTACTAGTCTTCACCGGTGCTGGCATAAGTGCCGAAAGCGGCCTGAAGACCTTCCGAGCCACGGACGGCCTTTGGGAGGAGCATCGCGTTGAAGACGTTGCAACACCGGAGGCTTTCCGACGCAACCCGGAACTGGTGCTGCGTTTCTATAATGAACGCCGCTGCCAAGTATTGAATGCTGCTCCCAATGAAGCTCACCTGGCGATTGCGGACATGGAAGACCACCACCATGTCGATGTGGTGACACAGAACATAGACGATCTGCACGAGCGAGCCGGCAGTACACGTGTGCTGCACCTGCATGGCGAGATCAACAAAGCCCGGAGCACGGCCAACGAGAGGATCGTCTTGCCATTGAACGGGCCATCACTTGGCCTGGGTGACCTGTGCCCACTGGGATCCCAACTACGCCCGCACATCGTTTGGTTCGGCGAGGGGGTGCCCATGATGGAACCGGCTCTGGAACTCGCACGGAAGTGCGACGTGCTATTGGTGGTGGGGACCAGCTTGAACGTGTACCCAGCAGCCAACTTGCTGTGCTTTGCCCCGCAAAAGGCACGCATTTACGTCATAGACCCGGGAGAAGTCCCGTTGCACAGGCCGGGGGTGGACCATAGAAAAACGAAAGCCAGCGTTGGAGTGCCCCAGCTGGCCTTCGAACTTTGCGGACGTACTTAG
- a CDS encoding TlpA family protein disulfide reductase, giving the protein MRTFITTIAAIVTLPLSAQLPSATVTGLDGKKVDAKTFSNDGKPIIINFWATWCAPCKRELNAIAEVYEEWQKTTGVKVIAISIDDTRSTARVAPYVSGQGWEYEVYLDPNGDLKRAMNVQNVPHTVLLDGNGKIVYQHNVYNPGDENELYAKVKKLVGK; this is encoded by the coding sequence ATGCGCACGTTCATCACCACGATAGCCGCCATCGTCACCCTGCCTTTGTCCGCACAACTGCCCAGTGCTACCGTTACCGGGCTCGATGGGAAGAAAGTGGATGCCAAGACCTTCAGCAACGATGGCAAGCCCATCATCATCAACTTTTGGGCAACATGGTGCGCCCCATGCAAACGCGAATTGAACGCGATCGCAGAGGTATACGAAGAGTGGCAGAAGACAACGGGCGTCAAAGTGATCGCCATCAGCATCGATGATACCCGCAGCACGGCGCGCGTGGCACCGTACGTGAGCGGGCAAGGCTGGGAATACGAGGTGTACCTTGACCCCAACGGCGATCTGAAGCGCGCGATGAACGTGCAGAACGTGCCGCACACAGTGCTTTTGGACGGCAATGGGAAGATCGTTTACCAGCACAACGTTTACAATCCCGGCGACGAGAACGAACTCTACGCCAAGGTCAAGAAGCTCGTGGGCAAGTAG
- the hflX gene encoding GTPase HflX, whose protein sequence is MIDPKETAKAESAVLVGLITGDQTAERVQEYLDELEFLALTAGIRSLKRFTQRLHSPDGRTYIGSGKLADVKQWAETHAAQTIIFDDELSPAQQRNLEKELGKPVLDRPRLILDIFAQRARTSHAKTQVELAQYEYMLPRLTKLWTHLERQRGGTGTRGGAGEKEIETDRRLVRDRIALLKSQLRDIDKQMATQRGNRGKLVRVALVGYTNVGKSTLMNVLSKSSVFAENKLFATLDTTVRKVVLGNLPFLISDTVGFIRKLPHQLIESFKSTLDETREADLLLHVVDISHHDFEAQHATVKATLAEIGAGEKPVITIFNKIDAYRPAPHDPHDLAPKREDQYTLEELQRTWMARLDGEECMFISAAHKDNLDALRRLLYNRVKAIHVARYPYESDLLFSDEFMRGPEEMGPGA, encoded by the coding sequence GCCGAGCGCGTGCAGGAATACCTGGACGAGTTGGAGTTCCTTGCCCTCACCGCGGGCATCCGGTCGCTGAAGCGCTTCACACAGCGGCTGCATTCCCCTGATGGGCGCACGTACATCGGCAGTGGCAAACTGGCCGATGTGAAGCAATGGGCTGAAACGCACGCCGCACAGACGATCATCTTCGACGATGAACTGTCTCCAGCCCAGCAGCGCAACCTGGAAAAGGAGTTGGGCAAGCCCGTGCTCGACCGTCCGCGGCTCATCCTGGACATTTTCGCGCAGCGGGCCCGCACCTCCCACGCCAAGACCCAGGTGGAACTGGCGCAGTACGAGTACATGCTGCCACGCCTCACCAAGCTCTGGACCCACCTGGAACGCCAACGTGGCGGCACAGGCACGCGCGGCGGTGCTGGCGAAAAAGAGATCGAAACGGACCGCCGACTGGTGCGCGACCGCATTGCATTGCTGAAGTCGCAGCTGCGCGACATCGACAAACAGATGGCCACCCAACGCGGCAACCGGGGCAAGCTCGTGCGGGTGGCGTTGGTGGGCTACACCAACGTGGGCAAGAGCACGCTCATGAACGTGCTGAGCAAGAGCAGCGTCTTTGCGGAGAACAAGCTGTTCGCCACGCTGGACACAACGGTGCGGAAAGTGGTGCTCGGTAACCTTCCGTTCCTCATCAGTGATACAGTGGGTTTCATCCGCAAGCTGCCGCACCAACTGATCGAAAGCTTCAAAAGCACGTTGGACGAAACTCGCGAAGCCGACCTCCTCCTTCACGTGGTGGACATCAGCCATCACGATTTCGAGGCCCAGCATGCCACTGTGAAAGCAACCCTAGCGGAGATCGGTGCAGGTGAGAAACCCGTCATCACCATATTCAACAAGATCGACGCCTACAGGCCCGCGCCCCACGACCCGCATGACCTTGCACCCAAACGCGAGGACCAGTACACGTTGGAAGAATTGCAGCGCACCTGGATGGCGCGCCTGGACGGTGAAGAGTGCATGTTCATCAGTGCAGCCCATAAGGACAACCTGGACGCCTTGCGCCGCTTGCTTTACAACCGTGTGAAGGCCATCCATGTGGCGCGTTACCCGTACGAGAGCGACCTCTTGTTCAGCGATGAATTCATGCGTGGGCCCGAAGAAATGGGGCCTGGTGCGTAG